The following proteins come from a genomic window of Clupea harengus chromosome 22, Ch_v2.0.2, whole genome shotgun sequence:
- the acsl1a gene encoding long-chain-fatty-acid--CoA ligase 1a isoform X2 yields MQAQDLLRQLRMPEISDVREYVRSLPTNTLMGMGALAAVTTYWYATRPTALKPPCDLTMQSIEVPGDEYVRRSVLLDEGKELMTYFYDDARTMYEVFTRGVRVSNDGPCLGSRKPNQPYEWLSYKEVQDMAENIGSALLHRGQSQSGDKYVGIFAQNRPEWTISELACHTYSLVAVPLYDTLGTEAIDYILEKASISTVICDVADKVRLILDCVSNRKHTVRTIALMDAFDSELVARAQTCGIEILSLKDLEALGKAHHTTPQPPKPEDLALICFTSGTTGNPKGAMLTHGNVVANCAAFIRVTEGVLRPCCQDILISFLPLAHMFERVVEGVILIHGARIGYFQGDIRLLMDDLKTLRPTVFPVVPRLLNRMFDKIFGQANTPLKRWLLDFASRRKEAEMKSGVVRKDSMWDTLIFSKVQASLGNRVRLMITGAAPVSPTVLTFLRAALGCQFYEGYGQTECTAGCSMSLPGDWTAGHVGAPLPCNLIKLVDVADMNYLSANGEGEVCVKGANVFQGYLKDPEKTAEAIDKDGWLHTGDIGKWLPNGTLKIIDRKKHIFKLAQGEYIAPEKIENIYNRSDPVAQIFVYGESLQACLVGVVVPDPDFLPGWAKKKGIEGSYTEMCKSKDLKNAILEDLIRLGKEGGLKSFEQVRDIVLHPQMFSVQNGLLTPTLKAKRTELKNHFREQIDQLYARIKM; encoded by the exons ATGCAGGCCCAGGATCTCCTGAGACAGCTGCGGATGCCCGAGATCAGTGACGTGCGGGAGTATGTGCGCAGCTTGCCCACCAACACGCTCATGGGCATGGGAGCCCTGGCGGCTGTCACCACCTACTGGTACGCCACGCGGCCCACAGCCCTCAAGCCACCCTGTGACCTCACCATGCAGTCCATCGAGGTGCCG GGAGATGAGTATGTCAGACGCTCTGTTCTGTTGGACGAGGGCAAAGAATTGATGACTTATTTCTATGATGACGCACGCACTATGTATGAAGTGTTCACACGAGGAGTGCGGGTGTCCA ACGATGGGCCTTGCCTTGGCTCCAGGAAACCCAACCAGCCTTATGAATGGCTGTCCTATAAGGAG GTACAAGACATGGCCGAGAACATAGGCTCCGCCCTCCTCCACAGAGGCCAATCGCAGAGTGGGGACAAATACGTCGGTATCTTTGCCCAGAACCGGCCAGAG TGGACAATTTCCGAGCTGGCATGTCACACATACTCCTTGGTGGCCGTCCCCCTATATGACACACTGGGCACAGAGGCTATTGACTACATCCTCGAGAAGG CTTCCATCTCGACAGTGATCTGTGATGTGGCAGACAAGGTGCGACTGATCCTGGACTGCGTGTCAAACCGTAAGCACACCGTCCGCACCATCGCCCTAATGGATGCCTTCGACAGTGAGTTGGTGGCCCGTGCACAGACCTGTGGCATTGAGATCCTCAGCCTCAAGGACCTAGAG GCACTAGGCAAGGCCCACCATACGACGCCTCAG ccccctAAACCAGAGGATCTGGCTTTAATCTGCTTCACCAGTGGAACTACAG GAAACCCAAAGGGCGCCATGCTCACGCACGGAAACGTGGTGGCCAACTGCGCCGCTTTCATCAGAGTAACAGAG GGAGTATTGAGGCCCTGCTGTCAGGACATTCTCATCTCCTTCCTGCCCCTGGCTCACATGTTTGAGAGGGTGGTGGAG GGAGTCATCCTCATCCACGGGGCTCGGATCGGCTACTTTCAGGGGGACATTCGGCTGCTGATGGACGACCTGAAGACCCTGCGGCCAACCGTCTTCCCTGTAGTGCCCCGTCTGCTCAACCGGATGTTTGATAAG atATTTGGGCAGGCCAACACTCCACTGAAGAGGTGGCTGCTGGACTTTGCCTCCAGGAGGAAGGAGGCAGAGATGAAGAGCGGAGTGGTCAGGAAAGACAGCATGTGGGATACGCTCATCTTCAGCAAAGTACAG GCCAGTCTGGGAAATCGTGTGCGACTCATGATCACTGGAGCTGCTCCGGTCTCTCCCACGGTCCTCACTTTCCTGCGTGCCGCCCTCGGGTGCCAG TTCTATGAAGGTTATGGCCAGACTGAATGCACTGCAGGTTGTTCTATGTCCCTGCCTGGTGACTGGACAGCAG GTCATGTGGGTGCACCTCTGCCTTGCAACCTAATTAAGCTAGTGGATGTTGCTGATATGAACTACCTATCAGCcaatggagaaggagag GTGTGTGTTAAAGGAGCAAACGTGTTCCAGGGTTAcctgaaagacccagagaagaCTGCAGAGGCCATAGATAAAGATGGCTGGCTTCATACAGGCGACATTGGCAAATGGCTACCG AATGGTACCCTGAAAATCATCGACCGGAAGAAGCACATCTTTAAACTGGCCCAGGGGGAGTACATCGCCCCTGAGAAGATCGAAAACATCTACAACCGCAGCGACCCTGTGGCCCAGATATTTGTCTACGGAGAGAGTCTGCAg GCCTGTCTTGTGGGCGTTGTGGTGCCAGATCCTGATTTTCTGCCTGGATGGGCAAAAAAGAAGGGTATCGAGGGCTCATACACTGAGATGTGCAAAAGCAAG GATCTGAAGAACGCCATACTGGAAGACCTCATCCGACTGGGCAAAGAGGGTGGCCTTAAGTCCTTTGAGCAG gtgAGGGACATTGTGCTGCACCCCCAGATGTTCTCTGTGCAAAACGGCCTGCTGACCCCGACACTGAAGGCCAAGAGGACGGAGTTGAAGAACCACTTTAGAGAGCAGATCGACCAACTCTACGCCCGCATTAAAATGTGa
- the acsl1a gene encoding long-chain-fatty-acid--CoA ligase 1a isoform X1 has protein sequence MQAQDLLRQLRMPEISDVREYVRSLPTNTLMGMGALAAVTTYWYATRPTALKPPCDLTMQSIEVPGDEYVRRSVLLDEGKELMTYFYDDARTMYEVFTRGVRVSNDGPCLGSRKPNQPYEWLSYKEVQDMAENIGSALLHRGQSQSGDKYVGIFAQNRPEWTISELACHTYSLVAVPLYDTLGTEAIDYILEKASISTVICDVADKVRLILDCVSNRKHTVRTIALMDAFDSELVARAQTCGIEILSLKDLEALGKAHHTTPQPPKPEDLALICFTSGTTGNPKGAMLTHGNVVANCAAFIRVTEVNCMMNQSDIHMSYLPLAHMFERVVQGVILIHGARIGYFQGDIRLLMDDLKTLRPTVFPVVPRLLNRMFDKIFGQANTPLKRWLLDFASRRKEAEMKSGVVRKDSMWDTLIFSKVQASLGNRVRLMITGAAPVSPTVLTFLRAALGCQFYEGYGQTECTAGCSMSLPGDWTAGHVGAPLPCNLIKLVDVADMNYLSANGEGEVCVKGANVFQGYLKDPEKTAEAIDKDGWLHTGDIGKWLPNGTLKIIDRKKHIFKLAQGEYIAPEKIENIYNRSDPVAQIFVYGESLQACLVGVVVPDPDFLPGWAKKKGIEGSYTEMCKSKDLKNAILEDLIRLGKEGGLKSFEQVRDIVLHPQMFSVQNGLLTPTLKAKRTELKNHFREQIDQLYARIKM, from the exons ATGCAGGCCCAGGATCTCCTGAGACAGCTGCGGATGCCCGAGATCAGTGACGTGCGGGAGTATGTGCGCAGCTTGCCCACCAACACGCTCATGGGCATGGGAGCCCTGGCGGCTGTCACCACCTACTGGTACGCCACGCGGCCCACAGCCCTCAAGCCACCCTGTGACCTCACCATGCAGTCCATCGAGGTGCCG GGAGATGAGTATGTCAGACGCTCTGTTCTGTTGGACGAGGGCAAAGAATTGATGACTTATTTCTATGATGACGCACGCACTATGTATGAAGTGTTCACACGAGGAGTGCGGGTGTCCA ACGATGGGCCTTGCCTTGGCTCCAGGAAACCCAACCAGCCTTATGAATGGCTGTCCTATAAGGAG GTACAAGACATGGCCGAGAACATAGGCTCCGCCCTCCTCCACAGAGGCCAATCGCAGAGTGGGGACAAATACGTCGGTATCTTTGCCCAGAACCGGCCAGAG TGGACAATTTCCGAGCTGGCATGTCACACATACTCCTTGGTGGCCGTCCCCCTATATGACACACTGGGCACAGAGGCTATTGACTACATCCTCGAGAAGG CTTCCATCTCGACAGTGATCTGTGATGTGGCAGACAAGGTGCGACTGATCCTGGACTGCGTGTCAAACCGTAAGCACACCGTCCGCACCATCGCCCTAATGGATGCCTTCGACAGTGAGTTGGTGGCCCGTGCACAGACCTGTGGCATTGAGATCCTCAGCCTCAAGGACCTAGAG GCACTAGGCAAGGCCCACCATACGACGCCTCAG ccccctAAACCAGAGGATCTGGCTTTAATCTGCTTCACCAGTGGAACTACAG GAAACCCAAAGGGCGCCATGCTCACGCACGGAAACGTGGTGGCCAACTGCGCCGCTTTCATCAGAGTAACAGAG gtgAACTGCATGATGAACCAGAGTGACATTCACATGTCCTATTTGCCTCTAGCTCACATGTTTGAGAGAGTGGTGCAG GGAGTCATCCTCATCCACGGGGCTCGGATCGGCTACTTTCAGGGGGACATTCGGCTGCTGATGGACGACCTGAAGACCCTGCGGCCAACCGTCTTCCCTGTAGTGCCCCGTCTGCTCAACCGGATGTTTGATAAG atATTTGGGCAGGCCAACACTCCACTGAAGAGGTGGCTGCTGGACTTTGCCTCCAGGAGGAAGGAGGCAGAGATGAAGAGCGGAGTGGTCAGGAAAGACAGCATGTGGGATACGCTCATCTTCAGCAAAGTACAG GCCAGTCTGGGAAATCGTGTGCGACTCATGATCACTGGAGCTGCTCCGGTCTCTCCCACGGTCCTCACTTTCCTGCGTGCCGCCCTCGGGTGCCAG TTCTATGAAGGTTATGGCCAGACTGAATGCACTGCAGGTTGTTCTATGTCCCTGCCTGGTGACTGGACAGCAG GTCATGTGGGTGCACCTCTGCCTTGCAACCTAATTAAGCTAGTGGATGTTGCTGATATGAACTACCTATCAGCcaatggagaaggagag GTGTGTGTTAAAGGAGCAAACGTGTTCCAGGGTTAcctgaaagacccagagaagaCTGCAGAGGCCATAGATAAAGATGGCTGGCTTCATACAGGCGACATTGGCAAATGGCTACCG AATGGTACCCTGAAAATCATCGACCGGAAGAAGCACATCTTTAAACTGGCCCAGGGGGAGTACATCGCCCCTGAGAAGATCGAAAACATCTACAACCGCAGCGACCCTGTGGCCCAGATATTTGTCTACGGAGAGAGTCTGCAg GCCTGTCTTGTGGGCGTTGTGGTGCCAGATCCTGATTTTCTGCCTGGATGGGCAAAAAAGAAGGGTATCGAGGGCTCATACACTGAGATGTGCAAAAGCAAG GATCTGAAGAACGCCATACTGGAAGACCTCATCCGACTGGGCAAAGAGGGTGGCCTTAAGTCCTTTGAGCAG gtgAGGGACATTGTGCTGCACCCCCAGATGTTCTCTGTGCAAAACGGCCTGCTGACCCCGACACTGAAGGCCAAGAGGACGGAGTTGAAGAACCACTTTAGAGAGCAGATCGACCAACTCTACGCCCGCATTAAAATGTGa
- the primpol gene encoding DNA-directed primase/polymerase protein, translating into MRKREWGDRLRQVEKRAHSYQQSPLCSRYQPRLARPSQPSSLWRLFPRQSSALALAQTCKEDVHVFALEREGGGMGQRIYLVTSYTELWHYYRTYRQSLMHCYEVIPEGAVCKLYFDLEFQRAWNPSLDGGRMVAQLIQYVCEKLHELYGLKCSSKDVLNLDSSTEDKFSRHLIFLLPNAAFKDNSHVGRFIHAIVRPVLIMLQARKGSQPEENSTLCASAQQSIEPLTSMECIPIGDRGMLGSPQPKRQKHGEDDLSFLLVKNKDGQTQLFVDLGVYTKNRNFRLYKSSKLGKNAAFVVAKDNQFSPEPDKHLTMEENIFQASLISNVSYTGQRILTWDASEFGNPTGPRPEGSTRAQPSPDCVGGHQYSPYREVDDFVLTLLCKGDIRGSIRCWNYFVSEQLLVYDILNYRWCNNVGRFHKSNNIMILVDLREEVWYQKCHDPECRRQNYRSSNYPLPDEICISHLLKEDEEDQLYLMDDAGTIELSQRSPSEASPEGAKPENRTQAGDTEGWGDWADDDPCYLEALQEVEKSAEEVSDELLLTAADECENRGR; encoded by the exons atgagaaagagagagtggggagacaGATTGAGGCAGGTGGAGAAGAGGGCTCATTCTTATCAGCAGAGCCCTCTCTGCTCACGGTACCAGCCTCGATTGGCCCGGCCGTCCCAGCCGTCTTCATTGTGGCGTCTTTTCCCTCGACAGAGCTCTGCCCTGGCCCTCGCACAGACCTGCAAAGAG GATGTTCATGTGTTTGCACTTGAGCGAGAGGGTGGTGGCATGGGCCAGAGGATATACCTGGTCACCAGTTACACGGAGCTGTGGCACTACTACAG GACCTACAGGCAGTCCCTTATGCACTGCTATGAGGTGATCCCAGAGGGAGCTGTGTGTAAGCTTTACTTCGACTTGGAGTTCCAGAGGGCGTGGAACCCCAGCCTGGATGGGGGAAGAATGGTGGCTCAGCTTATTCAG tatgtgtgtgagaagctgCACGAGCTCTATGGCTTGAAGTGCTCCAGCAAGGATGTGCTGAATTTGGACTCCAGCACAGAGGACAAGTTCAGCCGCCATCTGATCTTCCTCCTGCCTAATGCAGCGTTCAAGGACAACAGTCATGTTG GTCGTTTCATCCATGCTATTGTAAGACCAGTGCTGATCATGCTTCAGGCACGCAAGGGCAGCCAGCCCGAGGAGAACTCCACCCTCTGTGCCAGTGCACAGCAAAG TATAGAACCACTCACTTCCATGGAGTGTATTCCCATCGGGGACAGAGGCATGCTGGGAAGTCCGCAGCCCAAGAGACAAAAACATGGGGAAGATGACCTCAGTTTCCTGTTGgtgaaaaacaaagatggacagACTCAGCTGTTCGTTGACCTTG GGGTCTACACCAAGAACAGAAACTTTCGACTGTACAAGTCGTCGAAGCTGGGGAAGAATGCAGCCTTCGTGGTAGCTAAGGACAACCAGTTTTCCCCAGAACCTGACAAGCATCTCACCATGGAGGAGAACATCTTTCAGGCGTCTTTAATCAGCAATGTGAG TTACACAGGTCAGAGGATTCTGACGTGGGATGCCTCAGAGTTTGGAAATCCCACAGGGCCTCGGCCAGAGGGCTCTACCAGagctcagcccagcccag ATTGTGTTGGAGGCCACCAGTACTCCCCCTACAGAGAAGTGGATGACTTTGTGCTGACGCTGCTATGCAAGGGGGACATCAGAGGAA GTATACGGTGCTGGAACTACTTTGTGTCGGAGCAGCTGCTGGTCTATGACATTCTGAACTACCGCTGGTGCAACAACGTGGGGCGCTTCCACAAGAGCAACAACATCAT GATCCTAGTGGATCTGAGGGAGGAGGTGTGGTATCAGAAGTGCCACGACCCAGAGTGCAGGAGACAGAACTATAGATCCTCCA attaCCCTCTGCCAGACGAGATCTGCATCAGTCATCTACTCAAAGAG GATGAGGAGGACCAGCTGTACCTGATGGATGATGCAGGGACCATTGAGCTCAGCCAGAGATCTCCTTCTGAGGCTTCACCAGAAGGAGCCAAACCAGAGAACCGTACCCAGGCGGGAGACACTGAAGGCTGGGGGGACTGGGCTGATGATGACCCCTGTTACCTGGAGGCACtgcaggaggtggagaagagtgCGGAGGAGGTTTCTGATGAGCTGCTGCTGACTGCAGCAGATGAGTGTGAGAACAGGGGGAGATGA
- the casp3a gene encoding caspase-3a: MSGLETNGANGDRVDARREGESGGAQASASSSELMQVDAKPKSYSFRYNLNYPSMGHCIIINNKNFDRSTGMNVRNGTDVDAGNAMKVFGKLGYKVKVFNDQTVDQILQALTAVAKDDHSRCASFVCVLLSHGDEGVFFGTDRSIEMKTLTSLFRGDRCTSLVGKPKLFFIQACRGTDLDGGIEVDSNPDGSPERIPVEADFLYAYSTAPGYYSWRNTTTGSWFMQSLCEMFTKYGKELDLLQIMTRVNHKVALDFESVSNMPGFDAKKQIPCIVSMLTKDMYFTS; the protein is encoded by the exons ATGTCTGGGTTGGAAACAAACGGAGCGAATGGGGATCGCGTTGACGCCAGACGTGAGGGTGAATCAGG AGGTGCACAGGCGTCTGCTAGTTCTTCAGAGCTCATGCAGGTGGATGCCAAGCCCAAGTCCTACTCTTTCAGATACAACCTCAACTACCCCAGCATGGGCCACTGTATCATCATTAACAACAAGAACTTTGACCGCAGCACAG GCATGAATGTGCGGAATGGCACAGATGTCGATGCAGGAAATGCCATGAAGGTGTTTGGGAAGCTTGGTTACAAAGTGAAAGTGTTCAATGACCAGACTGTGGATCAGATTTTACAGGCCTTAACTGCAG TTGCTAAGGATGACCACAGTCGCTGtgcctcatttgtgtgtgtgctcctgagCCACGGGGACGAGGGGGTGTTTTTCGGCACTGACCGTTCCATTGAGATGAAGACTCTCACCAGCCTGTTCAGGGGGGACCGCTGCACCTCTCTGGTGGGCAAGCCCAAACTCTTCTTCATTCAG GCATGCAGAGGAACCGATCTGGATGGAGGGATCGAGGTTGACAGTAACCCTGACGGCTCTCCGGAGAGAATCCCTGTGGAGGCTGACTTCCTGTATGCCTACTCCACTGCACCAG GTTATTATTCCTGGAGGAACACCACGACAGGCTCCTGGTTCATGCAGTCCCTTTGTGAGATGTTCACCAAATACGGCAAAGAGCTGGATCTCCTGCAGATCATGACCCGCGTCAACCACAAGGTGGCACTGGACTTTGAGTCTGTCTCCAACATGCCCGGCTTTGATGCCAAAAAGCAGATCCCCTGCATTGTGTCCATGCTAACCAAAGACATGTACTTCACATCCTAA